TCTTCTCTTTCTCCTTATGTATCTTATCAAATATCTCGTTCAGGTGTATGCTGTATTCCGCAGATTCATCGAGCCTGAAGAGCAGTTCCGGGACGAACTTAAACCTCATCCTCTCGCCGAGGGTCTTGCGGATGAAACCTGAGGCCGAATTAAGGCCTTCGGCAGCATCTTCCTTCTCCTCTTTTCCGCCCAAAGAACTGAAATAGACCTTCGCGTTCCTTATATCCGGCGTAACCTCGACCCTCGTTACCGTGATAAAACCTATGCGAGGGTCTTTAAGTTCCTCGCTTATTATGACCGAGATAATCTCCCTCATCTCGCTCGCGATGCGTTCCGGACGTATCCCCATTATTGTATCTCCGTGTTGTAATTGCCGCCTGTTATCATCTATCCCCCTTGAAATGCGATACAGCAAACGCGACCTCTTCGCCCTTAGTTTTTACCTTCCCGTCGAGCTTGGCGCGAAGCGTCTTCCTGATGATCTCCTTAAAATGCGGCCCCGGCTCTATCCCCGCCTTCTTTAGGTCATCGCCGCGCAGGTCGAGCTTCACGAGCGCGTATTTGGTCATATAGGATGCTATCCGCCGCCTTGCCGCCTGCGAACGCGTCTTTGCCATGAGCGCGACCATAGCCTCATGCGAAAACCCGTCGAGATGCGCGCAGACCACGCTAGGCCTCAATTTTTCCTTTTTGGATAAAGCGGCCAAGATTTTTTCGGAGTTCTTTTTGTAGGAGATAAGTTTTGCCGCGTCGGCCTTCCTGAAGACGAAATCACCGCAGATCTTTTTTGTCCGGGCCGGGTCAAGTTCATCAAGGAGGACAGCCAGATATACAAGCCAGCGCTCGAGCGCGTGCTTCTTACCCGTATGCATATTATCGTACCATGCCAGCGCCTCGTCGGCGGCACTAAAAAGCTCTATATTTTTGCTTTTTAGTGTCAGGCCGGGGTCGATGAACCGCAATTCATTCAATTCCGAAAGCCGTTTGACCGCCTTAAGCGGTTTCTCCTCCGAGAGGATAGCTATAAGCTCCTCCCTTATCCTCTGTTTCTGAGTCCTGTCTACCATCTTCAGGCCGACTGCTTTTTTTATCAGGCTCTCCGTATGCGGCTCGATCCTGAAATCGAAGCGCTGCTCAAACCTGACGCCCCGGAAGATCCTTGTCGGGTCATCGACGAAACTCAGGTCGTGCAGGGCCCTTATAACGCCTTCCTTGAGGTCGATCCTGCCGTGGAACGGGTCGAGCAATTCCCCGAAATGCTGCCTGCCCAGCCTGAACGCCATCGCGTTTATCGTGAAATCCCGCCTGAAAAGGTCGTTCTCTATCGGTCCGAACTTTACCGTCGGGAGAGCGGCGGGCCTTTCGTATATCTCGGTCCTGGTCATGGCTATGTCTATCCTGAACTTCCCGCCGGAGGATTTTGAAGGCGCTATGCCGGCCGGGCACGGAAAGAATACTGTCGCGGTCCCGAACCTCTTGTGGTATACGTATACGCCGCAAAGCTCCTTCGAGAGCTTCTTTGCGTATTCTATCGCGTTGC
The nucleotide sequence above comes from Candidatus Omnitrophota bacterium. Encoded proteins:
- the rbfA gene encoding 30S ribosome-binding factor RbfA, with amino-acid sequence MGIRPERIASEMREIISVIISEELKDPRIGFITVTRVEVTPDIRNAKVYFSSLGGKEEKEDAAEGLNSASGFIRKTLGERMRFKFVPELLFRLDESAEYSIHLNEIFDKIHKEKEKKDEPS